The segment TTCCATAGCCTTGGCCATCAGATTGGGGCGGCCGCCTTTCGGATACAGCTCATACAGATAGCAGGCGGCATCCCTTGACCCCGCCGAAAGCGCCGACTCCAGGCAATCCAAGCCTGCCTCTGGATCTGCGATGCCTATCCCTTTGATCTAGCAGAGCCCGTAGCGTGCCTGGCACCCTGGCGCTCCTTTGATGGCCAATACGCGGACGGAATCGGCCATCGCCCTGTGGAACCTGCGGTCTCCCGTGCTGTAAAGGAAATCGAAATACTCCTCCCTAATCTCCGGAGTCCTCTTGTCCCTGGCGGCCTCCGCGAACAGCTCCGCGGCCTTGTCCGTATCCTTGGGGACTCCCTTCCCGTATCTGTATGCCCTTCCCATGCGCAGCATGGCGATCCTGTTGCCATCCTTCAGAGGCTCTTGGATCATTTCTACCATCCTGCCGTACTCATCGGGGCTCCCGTAATCCCAGATAAGGTCGAAAATATCGTAAAGCGCGGGGGAGTAGCCCTCATCGATGGCTTTCCTCATCCATCCTTCGGCCACGGCCATATCCTTCTCTCCGAGGGTGCCGTCCGCGTGAAGCTTCCCCATCTCCACCATGGCCTGGGGAATTCCCTGGTCCACCATGCTCCGCAGGAGTTCCAGCCCTTCCTCCTTCCGGCCCTCCGACATCATGGCCGAATAGCGCTCCATGGAATTCTTCACGCTCAGGACTTCGCCCGACCTTATAGATGCGAACAGCGCGCTGTACTCCATGTACAGATCGTCCAGGCGGCGGTTTACATCCTCGCCGGAAACTATGGCATCCAAGCACTTTTCCATGTAGCGGTAATGCTCCTCCAGATAATGAACCGGATAAAGCCCCCATTTGTGGTAGGCGTCAGCCATCTGGAACAGAGGAGTCTTGATGCAATAGCAGCCTGTGGCCCTGTAAAAATCCCTGTTGAACCTGGCGATGAAAGCGTTCCTCTCCGCCGACGCCGCCTGGCTGAAATCTTTGAGGCATCCCTCGCGGTCGATGAACATATCGGATTCGAAAGAGCAGTTGAGTATGACCTTGTCCCCGTAGCGCTCCTTCACGAATGCCACCAGACTGTCCATCATCCGCGAGTATCTCTCCCCGATTTCCTCCGGCTTGATTTCGCGCATCTTATGGGGGAACCCTTTCTCGATGAGGATCTCGTCGATGCCGTATCTGAAAGAGGCTTTGGATGAGATGTAATCGCAGGTACCGTCCTCGTATTCTATCTCCGTCAGCCCGTAGGAATCTGTCCGGCCGTCGATTATCAGCCATTCGGAGCCCGATTCTCTGAGCTGGTCAGGAATGGTTTTGTTGTAATCGGCCAGAGCGGATCTGATAGCTACCCCTGCGGTCATGGTCCGGAACTCCGTCTTCAAGAGATCCAGATCATCGGAAGTCAGCTCCGGGCCGTTGCGGCCGCTGAATTGGGACATGAACGAGCAAGCCATGAAGTTCTTCCCAAGGATGAAACGGGCGGCATCCTCGTGGAAATCGCGATGGAAACCGAAAATATCCCTGCTGGCGCATACGCCCCAGACATCCATAGTTACTGGATCCTTGCTGCGGAAGACACTCTTATCGGCCATGGCTTGCCCACTGATTACGGAATATTAAACAGTAACCCTGACCGCCGTAATACTTTGGCTTATATGGATCGCATTGTACAGACGCCGGGAATCCGAGAAAAATGGAATTGATACCGTCATAGGGACGCTTCCGCCAGCGTTCGGCTTCGGCCGTTCGGCACCTTAGAACCCATAACGGCAAACGGAACAAATATACGCGCGCAACATAATCATGCTGGCATATGGATTACGGATGCATCTTCTCTAAAATGACGCTGATCGGAACGGTGAGCATCAGCGAGGACGGGGACGGCAACCTGACGGGAGTGTATCTCCCCAACGCCAATCTTCCCAGCATGGATGCAAAAGAATCCGAAGTCATCTCAGAAGCCTTCGGGCAGCTGGACGAATACCTGAGCGGCAGAAGGCGCGAATTCAATCTGCCTTTGGACTATGGGGTCACAGGATTCCGGAGATCCATCCTGGAAGCGCTGGAGAAGATACCGTACGGCGAGACCCGCACCTACAAAGACATCGCCGAAGCCGTAGGCAACCCGGCCGCATACCGCCAAGTCGGATTGGCCTGCGCCGCGAACCCTCTGCCGATAATAATACCCTGCCACAGGGTGGTGCCGTCTTCGGGCGGGATAGGGAATTATTCAGGCGGAGAAGCTATCAAAAGAAAGCTTCTCAGCCTGGAAAAAAGCATGCTCTGAAAGCAGATTCAATCAGGATTTCTTGGCGCAGAGCTCCCTGATAAGCCTCTCCACCTCATCGGCATTGTCTGAGCCGACGCGGGTGCCGCTGCGCTCGAGGAAGGTCCATCCGCGCTTCTCGCATTCCTCCTTGAAGTCTGGAGAAGTGATCGCTATGAGCTTCCCATCCTCGATCTGATCGGCTTCCAGGAACATCGCGAACATATCCTTGGGGATGCAGAAGATCACCTTATCGAACGGACGGCAAAGATAGGACACCTGATCCACGAAATGCTTGGCGCTGTCCACGAATTCGTATTCCTCTCTGTTGGCCATCACGCGGGGATAGCTGTCTATGACGTAGTTGCCTGGGACGAACCCATATCTCGTGGTTATGACGCCGTATGAGACGTCGCAGAGCTTCTCGCCTTTCTCGTCCGATGCCTGGTCCAGACGCGCGACCAGATTCTTCACTTCGGTAGCGCGGCCTCCGAACATGTTGAAAGCGCTGTCCACACCCTTGCTTCTGAATACGGTCGAATCGTTCGTCACGATGAGTATGCGGACGGACACCTTCGTCTCTGTTAGCAATGCCATGTCAAAACCTCTTGGAACCTAGCCTGTATGATATGCTGCAATTGCCTTCCATGGAAACCATGCACGGCCCCATCGGATTGGATGGCTTGCAGACCTTCCCGAACATCGGGCACTGCTCGGATTTGATCAGACCTCTTAGCACGTCCCCGCATCTGCAGCCGTTGGCTTCCTCTTTGACTTCGGGGGTCTTGGAAAGGATGTCCTCATGGACCTTGGTGGCGTCATGGTCCGCGAACTTGGGCTTGAGAGCGAGAGCGCTCTTGGGTATCATCGGGAATCCCCTCCAATGGCGGTCTACCGGGGTGAAGGTCTCGTCCATGAGCTTCAATGCTCTGGGGTTTCCTTCCGGCCTCACCAGTCTGGTATACTCGTTCTCGACTTCGGCGCGGCCGTCGCGGATCTGCTTGCAAAGCATGTAGCATGACATCAGTATGTCCAGAGGCTCGAACCCGGCAATGACCTGGGGCAGCCCGTAGACCTCGGATACCGGGCGGAACATCTCCTCTCCGGTGATCACTGCCACATGCCCGGGTTCGATGAACCCGTCTATCGTGGATTCTCCCAGCGAAAGAAGAGCCTTCAAAACCGGGGGGCAGATCCTGTGGCAGCTGTAGACCGTGAAATTGTCGGGGCAATCGCCGGAGTTCAGCGGGACGCAGGTCGAAGGCGCGGTAGTCTCGAATCCGACGCCCACAAATGTCAGCGGCTTCTCCTGCTCCCTGGCCATATTCACCGCGTCATCGATAGAGTAGACGATCCTCACGTCGGCCCCGTCGGCTTTGGCGTCGAACAGAGAGCCGATGGTGGTAGGGACCCTCATCATGTCCCCGAAAGCGGTCACGGTTACGCCGTTGCGGGCGAGAGTGATGGCATCGGCGATCTCTCTGCTGGTGGTGACGCATACGGGGCAGCCTGGTCCCTGAGCGATCTCTATGCCGGCGTCCCTGAGCATCTCCTCCAAGCCGAAACGCACTATGGTATCCTGATGGGTCCCGCATATGTGCATGAATTTGGCGTGGACCCCCATATCCTTGATCCCAGCGAGGATCTTCTTCGCGGTCGCTTCGTCCCTGTATTTGAACATCATTCCTCCTCCTCTATATCCATGCATTTTATGGCGCAGGATTGTCCCTTCACCACTTTGATCGCCCCTCCGCAATCCGGGCAAGAAAGAACCGGGATGGAATGCGAAGCGAAATCGGGATCCGCCAATATTTTGACCGGCCCGGAATAACCGCACGAAGCGCACAAGACCTCTATCGGCTCATGCTCAACGATGAATTCGGAGCCTTCCAAAACCGTGCCGCGGGTGACTATCTCGTACGCGAAAAGCATCTGCTCCTCGCCGAGATTGGTCAGGTCGCCGATCACCGCCGTGACGCTGTGGACCTTGGTGACTTTGTACTTCGCAAGCTCATCGATCACAGCGTTCACAAGGCTGGAGACCACCGAAACTTCATGCATCGTTTCCCCTAATGGGTTGTTCCCTATTAAGAAAGATTCGAGGGGCGGCTCCCAGAACCGCGG is part of the Candidatus Methanomethylophilaceae archaeon genome and harbors:
- a CDS encoding hydrogenase maturation nickel metallochaperone HypA gives rise to the protein MHEVSVVSSLVNAVIDELAKYKVTKVHSVTAVIGDLTNLGEEQMLFAYEIVTRGTVLEGSEFIVEHEPIEVLCASCGYSGPVKILADPDFASHSIPVLSCPDCGGAIKVVKGQSCAIKCMDIEEEE
- the hypD gene encoding hydrogenase formation protein HypD — encoded protein: MFKYRDEATAKKILAGIKDMGVHAKFMHICGTHQDTIVRFGLEEMLRDAGIEIAQGPGCPVCVTTSREIADAITLARNGVTVTAFGDMMRVPTTIGSLFDAKADGADVRIVYSIDDAVNMAREQEKPLTFVGVGFETTAPSTCVPLNSGDCPDNFTVYSCHRICPPVLKALLSLGESTIDGFIEPGHVAVITGEEMFRPVSEVYGLPQVIAGFEPLDILMSCYMLCKQIRDGRAEVENEYTRLVRPEGNPRALKLMDETFTPVDRHWRGFPMIPKSALALKPKFADHDATKVHEDILSKTPEVKEEANGCRCGDVLRGLIKSEQCPMFGKVCKPSNPMGPCMVSMEGNCSISYRLGSKRF
- a CDS encoding methylated-DNA--[protein]-cysteine S-methyltransferase produces the protein MDYGCIFSKMTLIGTVSISEDGDGNLTGVYLPNANLPSMDAKESEVISEAFGQLDEYLSGRRREFNLPLDYGVTGFRRSILEALEKIPYGETRTYKDIAEAVGNPAAYRQVGLACAANPLPIIIPCHRVVPSSGGIGNYSGGEAIKRKLLSLEKSML
- a CDS encoding sel1 repeat family protein, encoding MADKSVFRSKDPVTMDVWGVCASRDIFGFHRDFHEDAARFILGKNFMACSFMSQFSGRNGPELTSDDLDLLKTEFRTMTAGVAIRSALADYNKTIPDQLRESGSEWLIIDGRTDSYGLTEIEYEDGTCDYISSKASFRYGIDEILIEKGFPHKMREIKPEEIGERYSRMMDSLVAFVKERYGDKVILNCSFESDMFIDREGCLKDFSQAASAERNAFIARFNRDFYRATGCYCIKTPLFQMADAYHKWGLYPVHYLEEHYRYMEKCLDAIVSGEDVNRRLDDLYMEYSALFASIRSGEVLSVKNSMERYSAMMSEGRKEEGLELLRSMVDQGIPQAMVEMGKLHADGTLGEKDMAVAEGWMRKAIDEGYSPALYDIFDLIWDYGSPDEYGRMVEMIQEPLKDGNRIAMLRMGRAYRYGKGVPKDTDKAAELFAEAARDKRTPEIREEYFDFLYSTGDRRFHRAMADSVRVLAIKGAPGCQARYGLC